The Miscanthus floridulus cultivar M001 chromosome 7, ASM1932011v1, whole genome shotgun sequence genome includes a region encoding these proteins:
- the LOC136463216 gene encoding probable xyloglucan endotransglucosylase/hydrolase protein 12 produces MIIMGEQRNPARKVSSSLLALVFASSVLVGLAAGGSFYEECDATWEPQNCWAYDDGNRLSLALVSSSSGSMIRSKRQFVYGTVSTMIQLVPGDSAGTVTTYYTSSLGDNHDEIDFEFLGNVSGQPYTIHTNVYAAGVGNKEMQFKPWFDPTADYHNYTISWTPCMIVWYIDGVPIRVFRNYAATHGVAFPTSQPMYAYSSIWAAEDWATQGGRVKADWSKAPFVASYHGIDLDVCECYSGGCVSTCAAAFAGGSCSSLSDAQVGKMQWVQSSYRIYDYCADPKRLVNGQKPVECDLSQY; encoded by the exons ATGATCATCATGGGAGAGCAACGAAACCCTGCAAGGAAGGTGTCGTCCTCCCTGCTTGCACTTGTTTTTGCATCGTCCGTGCTCGTTGGCCTCGCGGCCGGCGGCAGCTTCTACGAGGAGTGCGACGCGACGTGGGAGCCCCAGAACTGCTGGGCCTATGACGATGGCAACAGGCTCTCCCTCGCGCTCGTCAGCAGCTCCTCAG GCTCCATGATCCGGTCGAAGCGGCAGTTCGTGTACGGGACGGTGTCCACCATGATCCAGCTTGTCCCCGGCGATTCCGCCGGCACAGTCACCACCTACTAT ACGTCGTCGCTGGGCGACAACCACGACGAGATCGACTTCGAGTTCCTTGGCAACGTGAGCGGGCAGCCCTACACCATCCACACCAACGTGTACGctgccggcgtgggcaacaaggagATGCAGTTCAAGCCATGGTTCGACCCCACCGCCGACTACCACAACTACACCATCTCCTGGACTCCCTGCATGATCGT GTGGTACATCGACGGCGTCCCCATCCGTGTGTTCCGCAACTACGCGGCGACCCACGGCGTGGCGTTCCCGACGAGCCAGCCCATGTACGCCTACTCCAGCATCTGGGCGGCGGAGGACTGGGCCACGCAGGGCGGCCGCGTCAAGGCCGACTGGTCCAAGGCGCCCTTCGTCGCCAGCTACCACGGCATCGACCTCGACGTCTGCGAGTGCTACAGCGGGGGCTGCGTCTCCACCTGCGCCGCGGCGTTTGCCGGCGGCTCCTGCAGTAGCCTGAGCGACGCGCAGGTGGGGAAGATGCAGTGGGTGCAGAGCAGCTACAGGATCTACGACTACTGCGCCGACCCCAAGCGCTTGGTCAACGGCCAGAAGCCGGTCGAGTGCGACCTGTCGCAGTACTGA